The region CTTAAGTATTAAATATTAATATTAGAAGGTGACTAAAATGGCAAATAAATCAAATAAATTAGTAGTACCTGGAGCACAAGCTGCAATTGATAACATGAAAGCAGAGATTGCAAGTGAATTAGGTGTAACTCTTGGAGCAGATACATCTGCTCGTCAAAACGGTTCAGTTGGTGGAGAAATTACTAAACGATTAGTAAAAATGGCTCAACAACAATTAGGATCAACAAAATAAGTGTAAAAAATTTGTCGGAATCTTAAGTATTAAATATTAATATTAGAAGGTGACTAAAATGGCAAATAAATCAAATAAATTAGTAGTACCTGGAGCGCAAGCTGCAATTGATAACATGAAAGCAGAGATTGCAAGTGAATTAGGTGTAACTCTTGGAGCAGATACATCTGCTCGTCAAAACGGTTCAGTTGGTGGAGAAATTACTAAACGATTAGTAAAAATGGCTCAACAACAATTAGGATCAACAAATCAAAAATAACATTTAAAACCTTAAAAATATCAACACGACTACAAACTACAAAAAAAACGATCACTAGTGATCGTTTTTTTTTGTTCTAAAAGTTTATACAACTGACATATAATCATATTTTGGGTATAATCATAAAAAAGGAGGAAAAAATATGAATATCTTAATTTATCCAAAGTGTAGTACCTGCAAAAAGGCAATTAAATGGTTAAACGATGAAGGTGTAAATCATACAGTTAGACATATTGTAGAGGAGCCCTTAAGTATAGAAGAAATTAAATCAATTCACGAGAAATCTGGTGAAAATATTAAAAAGTTTTTTAATACAAGCGGAATGAAGTATCGCGAGTTAAATTTAAAAGATAAATTATCGCAGATGACTTTAGAAGAATGTTATGCATTACTTGCTAGTGATGGCATGTTAGTGAAACGCCCATTAGCATATAATGAGAAGGATGTAACTTTAGGGTTTAAAGAAGATACATACAAAGATGTATGGAGTAAGTAATGAATTCTTTAAAGGAAGTTAATTACCCAGATTTAAAGGAATTATATAAAATTAATTCTGTTGTTGTGGCTTTAGCTCATACCCCAACTTGTGGAACCTGTGTTCTAGCAAAAAAAATGTTGTTCATAGTTAGTGAAATTTTAAAGTCATTACCTATTGTACAAATTAATTTGAATTATAATTCTGATTTAGCGATGAAAGAAGAAATTTTTTCTGTTCCATGTATCTTAATATTTAAAGATTGTAATTGTGTGGAAAAAATCTACGCTATAGAATCAGTTCCGAATTTATATAAAAAGATATCTTCTTATCTTTAATATCCAACTCATTATCATTGTATGGTAAAATAATACATGTATTAGGGAAATGTAATGATAGGGAAAGAAGGGATGAGAGGTGCATTCTCCAGAGATAGGGCAACATGTAGAAATTCATAGTTATAAGCATAATGGAAATATACATCGTATTTGGCACGAGACAACTATTTTAGACGCCTCTGATCAAGTATTAATTGGAGCTAACAATAAAACATTGGTCATGGAATCAGATGGAAGAACTTGGTACACAAGAGAACCGGCCGTTTGTTATTATTATACTGAATATTGGTTTAATGTTTTATGTATGCTAAGGAAGGATGGCGTATATTTTTACTGTAATATAAGCTCACCTTTTGTTTATGATCAGAAAGCTATTAAATATATTGATTATGATTTAGATGTAAAAGTATTCCCGGATTTTACCTATAAAATTTTGGATGAAGATGAATATAGAAAGCATAAGAGTGAAATGGATTATCCAGAGGAAATTCAATCAATTATTTATCAACAATTAGATATATTAATAGATATGATTGAAAATAGGCGTGGTCCTTTTGCACCTGGTTTTGCAGAGCATTGGTATTATGTATATAAAAATCGATTTATAAAAAGGTGAGTGAAAAAATGCGTGATCCAAGATTACAAAAGTTAGCAAAATCTTTATTGGAGTATTCAAATAAGATACAAGCAGGACAACATGTATTGATTAAGGGGAATTATTGTGCAAAGCCATTGATTAAAGAGCTTATTAAGGAGACATATCGACTTGGTGCTTTCCCACATACAGAAATTCTTGATGATGAAATTGGAAGAGAATTGTCACTGGGTAATACTGAAGAGCGTATGGAGAAGGTAACAGAGTGGCAGTTAGATAAATATAAAAATATTGATGCTTTTGTTTCAGTATTTGCAGATGAAAATGATTCTGAATATAGTGATGTGCCAACTGAGATTAAAGTCATGCAGGCACGCGTTGCGAAACCGGTTTCAAATTTAATTGTAAATGAAAAGCAATGGGTATTATTGAATTATCCAACTCCTGCATTGGCTCAAAAAGCGAAGATGAGTTTAGAGGCATTTGAGGACTTTTTATTAGATGTGTGTTTAGTGGATTATTCAAAAATGAATAAAGCAATGCAAAACTTGAAAAACTTAATGGAAAAAACAGATCAAGTTCATATTGTTGGACCAGGGACTGATTTGACATTCTCTATTAAAGGTATACCTGCGGTGCCATGCGCTGGAGAATGTAATATTCCTGATGGAGAGGTTTTTACTGCACCGGTTCGTGAAAGTGTAAACGGAACAATTCAATATAATACCCCTAGTCCCTATCAAGGAACTGTTTTTAATAATGTCAAACTAGAGTTTAAAGATGGAAAGATAGTTAATGCGACAGCGGATAATGATATCGAAAAACTCAATGAAATTTTTAATACTGATGAAGGGGCTAAATTTATTGGAGAGTTTGCCATAGGAGTTAATCCACTAATTAAACACCCAATGGGAGATATTTTATTTGATGAGAAAATTGATGGAAGTTTTCATTTCACACCAGGTCAAGCCTATGAAGGAGAAGCAGATAACGGAAATCGATCGGCAATTCATTGGGATTTAGTCTTGATTCAACGCCCTGAATACGGAGGAGGATCAATTTACTTTGATGATGTATTGATTCGTGAAAATGGACGTTTTGTTATTAAAGAGCTGGAATGTTTAAACCCTGAAAATTTAATATAGTAACAAAACACCCTTGGAGATATTATTTCAAAGGGTGTTTTCATTAGTAGGAGAATTTTTTTAAAAAAAATAAAAAAAATGATTGACAGTTTTCGACAGAATGAGTATTATATAAAGGTGTTGAAAAACAATACCGTTCAAAATATAGTTTCAAAAAAATATTCTAAAAAATATTGACAGAAATTATGGTGTGTGATAAGATAATCAAGTCGTCGAAAGAAGACAAAAAAAAGAAATCGAAAGATTTTAAAAAAACTTCAAAAAAGTGTTTGACAGAAAGAGTTAAACATGATAAGATAATCAAGTCGCTGAAACAAGTGACAAAGAAGTTCTTTGAAAACTAAACAGAACGTCAACAAACATTACTTTAAGAAAATAAGTTTCTTAAAAGAAGCTTAGGATATAAACAAACTATTATGGAGAGTTTGATCCTGGCTCAGGATGAACGCTGGCGGCGTGCCTAATACATGCAAGTCGAGCGAACCACTTCGGTGGTGAGCGGCGAACGGGTGAGTAACACGTAGGTTATCTGCCCATCAGACGGGGACAACGATTGGAAACGATCGCTAATACCGGATAGGACGAAAGTTTAAAGGTGCTTCGGCACCACTGATGGATGAGCCTGCGGCGCATTAGCTAGTTGGTAGGGTAAAGGCCTACCAAGGCGACGATGCGTAGCCGACCTGAGAGGGTGAACGGCCACACTGGGACTGAGACACGGCCCAGACTCCTACGGGAGGCAGCAGTAGGGAATCTTCGGCAATGGGCGAAAGCCTGACCGAGCAACGCCGCGTGAATGATGAAGGCCTTCGGGTTGTAAAATTCTGTTATAAGGGAAGAATGGCTCTAGTAGGAAATGGCTAGAGTGTGACGGTACCTTATGAGAAAGCCACGGCTAACTACGTGCCAGCAGCCGCGGTAATACGTAGGTGGCGAGCGTTATCCGGAATTATTGGGCGTAAAGAGCGCGCAGGTGGTTGATTAAGTCTGATGTGAAAGCCCACGGCTTAACCGTGGAGGGTCATTGGAAACTGGTCAACTTGAGTGCAGAAGAGGGAAGTGGAATTCCATGTGTAGCGGTGAAATGCGTAGAGATATGGAGGAACACCAGTGGCGAAGGCGGCTTCCTGGTCTGTAACTGACACTGAGGCGCGAAAGCGTGGGGAGCAAACAGGATTAGATACCCTGGTAGTCCACGCCGTAAACGATGAGTGCTAAGTGTTGGGGGTCGAACCTCAGTGCTGAAGTTAACGCATTAAGCACTCCGCCTGGGGAGTACGGTCGCAAGACTGAAACTCAAAGGAATTGACGGGGACCCGCACAAGCGGTGGAGCATGTGGTTTAATTCGAAGCAACGCGAAGAACCTTACCAGGTCTTGACATACCAGTGACCGTCCTAGAGATAGGATTTTCCCTTCGGGGACAATGGATACAGGTGGTGCATGGTTGTCGTCAGCTCGTGTCGTGAGATGTTGGGTTAAGTCCCGCAACGAGCGCAACCCCTGTCGTTAGTTGCCAGCATTCAGTTGGGGACTCTAACGAGACTGCCAGTGACAAACTGGAGGAAGGTGGGGATGACGTCAAATCATCATGCCCCTTATGACCTGGGCTACACACGTGCTACAATGGTTGGTACAAAGAGAAGCGAAGCGGTGACGTGGAGCAAACCTCATAAAGCCAATCTCAGTTCGGATTGTAGGCTGCAACTCGCCTACATGAAGTTGGAATCGCTAGTAATCGCGAATCAGCATGTCGCGGTGAATACGTTCCCGGGTCTTGTACACACCGCCCGTCACACCACGAGAGTTTACAACACCCGAAGTCAGTGGCCTAACCGCAAGGAGGGAGCTGCCTAAGGTGGGGTAGATGATTGGGGTGAAGTCGTAACAAGGTATCCCTACCGGAAGGTGGGGATGGATCACCTCCTTTCTATGGAGAAAGAGACGTTCTGTTTAGTTTTGGAAGAATTTCTTCCAAAAGTTGATCTTTGAAAACTAGATATCTTCAAACAGAAGAAAAAAATAAAGAATTATTTTTTATAGGTTAAGTGAATAAGGGCGCACGGAGGATGCCTTGGCACTAGGAGTCGAAGAAGGACGCGACAAACGGCGAAACGCCTCGGGGAGCTGTAAGTGAGCTTTGATCCGGGGATATCCGAATGGGGAAACCCGCTAGTGGTTATACGCTAGCACCATATGGTGAATACATAGCCATATAGGAGACAGACCCAGGGAACTGAAACATCTAAGTACCTGGAGGAAAAGAAAGAAAAATCGATTCCCGTAGTAGCGGCGAGCGAAGTGGGAAGAGCCCAAACCGGCACTAGCCGGGGTTGTAGGACCTTCATAATTGACAAATCATGATAGCCGAGTGGTCTGGGAAGGCCAACCGGAGAGGGTGAGAGTCCCGTAGGTGAAATTGTGAAATGCATGGAAGGAATCCTGAGTACGGCGGGACACGTGGAATCCCGTCGGAATCAACGAGGACCATCTCGTAAGGCTAAATACTACCTAGTGACCGATAGTGAACCAGTACCGTGAGGGAAAGGTGAAAAGAACCCCGGAAGGGGAGTGAAAGAGAACCTGAAACCGTGTGCCTACAAATAGTCAGAGCCCGTTAATGGGTGATGGCGTGCCTTTTGTAGAATGAACCGGCGAGTTACGATATCGTGCGAGGTTAAGCAGAAGATGCGGAGCCGTAGCGAAAGCGAGTCTGAATAGGGCGAAGAGTACGATGTTGTAGACCCGAAACCGTGTGAGCTAGCCATGAGCAGGCTGAAGGTCAGGTAACACTGACTGGAGGGCCGAACCAGGGCACGTTGAAAAGTGCTTGGATGACTTGTGGCTAGGGGTGAAATTCCAATCGAACACGGATATAGCTGGTTCTCTCCGAAATAGCTTTAGGGCTAGCCTCGATGGCAAGTCTACTGGAGGTAGAGCACTGAATGGGTGATGGCCCCACCTCGGGGTACTGATCTCAATCAAACTCCGAATGCCAGATAGATATCATCGGGAGTCAGACTGTGGGTGATAAGGTCCATGGTCAAAAGGGAAAGAGCCCAGACCGCCAGCTAAGGCCCCCAAGTGTCCGTTAAGTGGAAAAGGATGTGGAGATGCACAGACAACTAGGAGGTTGGCTTAGAAGCAGCCATCCTTTAAAGAGTGCGTAATAGCTCACTAGTCGAGTGACTCTGCGCCGAAAATGTACCGGGGCTAAACGGACCGCCGAAGCTGCGGATTGACACTTAGGTGTCAGTGGTAGGAGAGCGTTCTAACAGCGGAGAAGCAGTACCGGAAGGAGCTGTGGAGCGGTTAGAAGTGAGAATGCCGGTGTGAGTAGCGAAAGATAGGTGAGAATCCTATCCATCGAAAGCCTAAGGTTTCCAGGGGAAGGCTCGTCCGCCCTGGGTAAGTCGGGACCTAAGGTGAGGCCGAAAGGCGTAGCCGATGGACAACAGGTTGATATTCCTGTACCACTTATTAAACTGATGGAGTGACGGAGAAGGCTAAGTTGAGCGTGTTAATGGATTCACGTGTAAGCAGTGAGGTGGTCATGTAGGCAAATCCGCATGGCATAACATTGAGCTGTGATGCCGAAGCCGTATGGCGAAGTCAACTGATGTCACGCTTCCAAGAAAAGCTTCTAGGGTTAATTTAGTAAGTGCCCGTACCGATAACCGACACAGGTAGGCGAGGAGAGAATCCTAAGATGAGCGAGAGAACTCTTGTTAAGGAACTCGGCAAAATGACCCCGTAACTTCGGGAGAAGGGGTGCTTGTGAAAGCAAGCCGCAGTGAATAGGCCCAGGCGACTGTTTATCAAAAACACAGGTCTCTGCTAAACCGCAAGGTGATGTATAGGGGCTGACGCCTGCCCGGTGCTGGAAGGTTAAGAGGAGAGGTTAGCGCAAGCGAAGCTTTGAATTGAAGCCCCAGTAAACGGCGGCCGTAACTATAACGGTCCTAAGGTAGCGAAATTCCTTGTCGGGTAAGTTCCGACCCGCACGAAAGGCGTAACGATCTGGGCGCTGTCTCAACAAGAGACTCGGTGAAATCATAGTACCTGTGAAGATGCAGGTTACCCGCGACAGGACGGAAAGACCCCGTGGAGCTTTACTGTAGCTTGATATTGAGCACTGGTGACACATGTACAGGATAGGTAGGAGACGAAGAAGCCAGGACGCCAGTCTTGGTGGAGTCGCTGTTGGGATACTACCCTTGTGTTACTGGGGTTCTAACCCGTGGCCATGATCTGGTCAGGGAACAGTGTCAGGTGGGCAGTTTGACTGGGGCGGTCGCCTCCCAAAGAGTAACGGAGGCGCCCAAAGGTTCCCTCAGAATGGTTGGAAATCATTCGAAGAGTGTAAAGGCAGAAGGGAGCTTGACTGCGAGACCTACAAGTCGAGCAGGGACGAAAGTCGGGCTTAGTGATCCGGCGGTACCGAATGGAAGGGCCGTCGCTCAACGGATAAAAGCTACCCCGGGGATAACAGGCTGATCTCCCCCAAGAGTTCACATCGACGGGGAGGTTTGGCACCTCGATGTCGGCTCATCGCATCCTGGGGCTGTAGTCGGTCCCAAGGGTTGGGCTGTTCGCCCATTAAAGCGGTACGCGAGCTGGGTTCAGAACGTCGTGAGACAGTTCGGTCCCTATCCGTCGTGGGCGTAGGAAATTTGAGAGGAGCTGTCCTTAGTACGAGAGGACCGGGATGGACACACCGCTGGTGTACCAGTTGTTCTGCCAGGAGCATAGCTGGGTAGCTACGTGTGGACGGGATAAACGCTGAAAGCATCTAAGCGTGAAGCCCCCCTCAAGATGAGATTTCCCATTCGAAAGAAGTAAGATCCCTTGAAGACGACAAGGTAGATAGGTCAGAAGTGGAAGTGTGGTGACACATGGAGCGGACTGATACTAATCGATCGAGGACTTAACCAAAGAAACTGAAGAAGATATCTAGTTTTGGAAGATTAACGAAAGAATCTCCAAAAGGTCTAGTGACGATGGCAAGGAGGGCACACCTGTTCCCATACCGAACACAGAAGTTAAGCTCCTTAGCGCCGAGGGTAGTACGCAAGTGCGAGAGTAGGACGTTGCTGGGCCACCATAAACCAGCCTCAATAGCTCAGTTGGTTAGAGCACTTGACTGTTAATCAAGGGGTCCTAGGTTCGAGTCCTAGTTGGGGCGCCATTATAATAATGGCCCGTTGGTGAAGCGGTTTAACACACATGCCTTTCACGCATGCATACACGGGTTCGAATCCCGTACGGGTCACCATTTAAAATTAGATAGAAATATCTGCATGGAGGATTAGCTCAGCTGGGAGAGCATCTGCCTTACAAGCAGAGGGTCGGCGGTTCGAGCCCGTCATCCTCCACCATAATTAAATAAAAAAGATGCCGAAATAGCTCAATTGGTAGAGCAACTGACTTGTAATCAGTAGGTTGCGGGTTCAAGTCCTGCTTTCGGCACCATTCATGGCGATTGTGGCGAAGTGGTTAACGCACCGGATTGTGGCTCCGGCATTCGTGGGTTCGATTCCCATCAGTCGCCCCATCTAAAAATTGCGGGTGTAGTTTAATGGTAGAACTTCAGCCTTCCAAGCTGACTGTGAGAGTTCGATTCTCTTCACCCGCTCCATAAAAAAAGGGCGCCATAGCCAAGTGGTAAGGCGTGGGACTGCAACTCCCTGATCATCGGTTCAAATCCGATTGGCGCCTCCAATTAAATTAATAATGATGTGCCTGGGTGGCGGAACTGGTAGACGCACAGGACTTAAAATCCTGCGGGTGGTGACACCCGTGCCGGTTCGATTCCGGCCCTAGGCACCAATTTATGACAATTTAGAGTAGAGATGCTCTTTTTTTAATGAGATATGCTATAAAAGGCCGAAATAGCTCAATTGGTAGAGCAACTGACTTGTAATCAGTAGGTTGCGGGTTCAAGTCCTGCTTTCGGCACCATATAATTAAGTAGGGGTGTAGTTTAACGGTAGAACAGCGGTCTCCAAAACCGTTAGTGTGGGTTCGATTCCTGCCACCCCTGCCATGGCGATTGTGGCGAAGTGGTTAACGCACCGGATTGTGGCTCCGGCATTCGTGGGTTCGATTCCCATCAGTCGCCCCATCTAAAAATTGCGGGTGTAGTTTAATGGTAGAACTTCAGCCTTCCAAGCTGACTGTGAGAGTTCGATTCTCTTCACCCGCTCCATAAAAAAAGGGCGCCATAGCCAAGTGGTAAGGCGTGGGACTGCAACTCCCTGATCATCGGTTCAAATCCGATTGGCGCCTCCAATTAAATTAATAATGATGTGCCTGGGTGGCGGAACTGGTAGACGCACAGGACTTAAAATCCTGCGGGTGGTGACACCCGTGCCGGTTCGATTCCGGCCCTAGGCACCAATTTATGACGATTAAGAGTAGGGTTACTCTTTTTTATTTTTCTTAAAACTTCTTAGGATATATCTTAAGAAGTTTTTTTTATATCAATTATAATAACGGTTACATATAGTTGTTATGATGTTTAGTTGCTATAATTATCTATAAACACATGAGGGGGATAATAATGAAAAAAAACATTCTATTATTAATGATTATATTTTTATTAGTTGGATGTAGTAATAGTACCGATGAGAGGGCGGAAGTTTCAAGTGACAATGGTGTTTTTTATGAAATATTTGTACGTTCATTTTCAGATAGTGATGGTGATGGTATTGGTGATTTTAATGGAATTACTGAGAATTTGGACTATCTTGTAGATTTAGGAGTTAAAGGAATTTGGTTATTACCTATTTATCCATCTCCAAGTTACCATGGGTATGATGTAACAGATTACTATAATGTTAATTCTGAGTATGGAACGTTAGATGATTTTAAAAAATTAGTTTCA is a window of Turicibacter sanguinis DNA encoding:
- a CDS encoding alpha/beta-type small acid-soluble spore protein; protein product: MANKSNKLVVPGAQAAIDNMKAEIASELGVTLGADTSARQNGSVGGEITKRLVKMAQQQLGSTK
- a CDS encoding alpha/beta-type small acid-soluble spore protein, which gives rise to MANKSNKLVVPGAQAAIDNMKAEIASELGVTLGADTSARQNGSVGGEITKRLVKMAQQQLGSTNQK
- a CDS encoding arsenate reductase family protein produces the protein MNILIYPKCSTCKKAIKWLNDEGVNHTVRHIVEEPLSIEEIKSIHEKSGENIKKFFNTSGMKYRELNLKDKLSQMTLEECYALLASDGMLVKRPLAYNEKDVTLGFKEDTYKDVWSK
- a CDS encoding thioredoxin family protein, giving the protein MNSLKEVNYPDLKELYKINSVVVALAHTPTCGTCVLAKKMLFIVSEILKSLPIVQINLNYNSDLAMKEEIFSVPCILIFKDCNCVEKIYAIESVPNLYKKISSYL
- a CDS encoding DUF402 domain-containing protein; the protein is MHSPEIGQHVEIHSYKHNGNIHRIWHETTILDASDQVLIGANNKTLVMESDGRTWYTREPAVCYYYTEYWFNVLCMLRKDGVYFYCNISSPFVYDQKAIKYIDYDLDVKVFPDFTYKILDEDEYRKHKSEMDYPEEIQSIIYQQLDILIDMIENRRGPFAPGFAEHWYYVYKNRFIKR
- a CDS encoding aminopeptidase; translated protein: MRDPRLQKLAKSLLEYSNKIQAGQHVLIKGNYCAKPLIKELIKETYRLGAFPHTEILDDEIGRELSLGNTEERMEKVTEWQLDKYKNIDAFVSVFADENDSEYSDVPTEIKVMQARVAKPVSNLIVNEKQWVLLNYPTPALAQKAKMSLEAFEDFLLDVCLVDYSKMNKAMQNLKNLMEKTDQVHIVGPGTDLTFSIKGIPAVPCAGECNIPDGEVFTAPVRESVNGTIQYNTPSPYQGTVFNNVKLEFKDGKIVNATADNDIEKLNEIFNTDEGAKFIGEFAIGVNPLIKHPMGDILFDEKIDGSFHFTPGQAYEGEADNGNRSAIHWDLVLIQRPEYGGGSIYFDDVLIRENGRFVIKELECLNPENLI